The segment TTTAAATTGAGATCGGGATGAGTAAAATTAGTTCGGGTACGATAGTAAGTTAAAAGATGCTTTGCTGCAGACTCCAACTTTCCCTTTTCGTATTCCTTCTTCACTTTTTCGAGCCCTTTACGATTCAAATCTAGCAACTCGAATGCCTTTGGATTGACTTGTATTTGTGCTGAAAGAAAAGCACTGCTTAGACAAGCCAACAATACGAATAAATATTTTTTCATAGTACAATTAAAAAATTAGTTGTCATAAAAATATAGTAGTCTCATAATTATTGAATTAATACAATATTACTCAAAATACCTCCTACCTACTTTCAACTCTGTTTTTGATAAAAGAAAAGCTGTATCTATCTCTTTAAATATTGTTGAATAGAATTACACAAATGTGTTTTTGACATTATAAAGCCCTGATACGAGGCTTTGAAGGCATACATGATAAAAACGGAGTTTCAAAAGTCTATTTTTCTTTTTTGAGTAAGCTAAATGGGTTGCAGCTCATATTACTTCTCATTCTTTGCATAAAAAAAGGGGAAGAAACTTTCGCCTCTTCCCCCTTGAAACACGCCTCGAATAAAAAGCATATTTCTCCTTTAATTAAACAAATTAATCCTCAATCGTTTTCTTTTACTAATACTTATTGATTCTTTATAATACCCCAAAAAATTCACTAACGCCTAACTGGGTATTTTCTTTTTTACCGAAATGGATTTGTTTTATAAATAAGGTATGTGATATTCTGCACTAAATATCTTGAAGTGCATTTCTTTCGCATCGGCATCCTCTTGATTTAACCAAACAATACGAGATGCTGCTGGAGCTTTTTTGTTGGGGAATATCACAGTAACAAATTTCACACTTGATTCTGATGCTTGCTTCTTATAACTAAATGCATAAGCATCTCTTTCTTTATATTTATTATATTCATAAGATACCTTACCTACAGATTTCTGCATAGAAGTACCCTCGGGAGCATAGCAGCGAAGTGCTACGTTTTTATTATCAAAAGTGGTTGCAGCATAGAAGTTCTTTTCATTAGAGGTAGTTTCTCCTTCTACAAAATTATAGTGGATAGCTACATCACCTTCTGCATTACCTATTGCTTCATCTAAAATCACAAAGAATTTTTTCTCAACGAAATAAACAGTTCTACGGTGCTTTAAGTTGGGGTAACTTTCATTTTCTATAACTAGATAATCTGTTTTTCCTTCTCCTTCGGCATTCCAAGCTACTAGCTTAGGTTGAGAGTTGACATTCTTACCATCTAGAGTTAAAGTATTGTGTACTTTTGTCTGACGGAACCAGTTTCTATCTTGATTCGCTGCTTTATCTCCTCCATAAGAGTATGCACCACTATCTGGGAATAGATTCTGACCTTGATACCAAAGTTCAAAAGTTCCATTATCGGGTTGATTGTGCCAACCTGCTTTGGGTGTGTTTTTAACAACCATCTGGATTACACCTTTACTCCAATCGTTACGAAATACATAGAACCCTGATTCCTTAAACGCTTTTGAAAGATAATTGGGATGTGCACCTTCTTGACGAGATTCTGAAGCAAAGTACATCAATTCTTGATCATTAGGGAATAGGTCCAACCAACCGTTGTAGTTTCTTTTCATTACAGCTGAAGAACCTTGTCTGCCATCACTAAACAAAGGAGCAATATCATTTGGATAATTGGTATTGTAGGTTACCGTAATCATCTTTCTGATGATGTCTTTGTACGATTGTGGGAATACGCTTGCCTTATCATTTAATGTAGCCACACGCAATGCTTGATAGAAAATATCAATTGCAGCTAAGTGATAACCTAAGTCCATCTCATAGTGCATTCCATCTGCATACACCTGCTCTTCAATCTGCTCATTCAATTTTGTAATACCACTATTCAACCAAGTATCTGCCTCTTTTAACTCTGGGAAACAAATACCAGCATACATCATTCTTTGTGCTTGGAATAGCAAGTGATTTCCTTCTGGAGTATAATTTTTCAAGATATAGTTGGCATGGTTGGCATAGTTTATCAAGAATTCTGTAAGGAATGCAGCAGTAAAACTTTCTGCATTTAAGAATAATTGAAACTGAATAATTTGGTCTTCTATACGATGACTTACTTCGAGTGGACGCCATGTAAAGTCGTAATTGTCTTTATTAGGACGAGCACCTACATTTACCATCTCTTCTGTGGGCATCGGATTTTTCTTAGCCCAATCTTGATATTGGAAAACCCACTCTTTAGCATACTCTTCATTTTTAGTGGTGTAGTACACTTTTCCCATTGGAACCCACCAATACATACGGTGTAGCTGCCAACGAATTTCATTGTCTTTCTTTGGCCAATAAGTCCAATCAATTTCCTTTTCGCCAGTATCTTCATTCAGTCTATCGTAGTAAAGAGGATCAAATCCTTTTACAGATTGAAAGATATGTTGCATACCATTATCTGCCCAAAGCTGATCTTGATCGGAAACTGTTACGTTATTAATATCAAAAGAAGGATGAACAAAAGCTTTTGCTTGTCTGTAATATTCCAATAATCTTTCTGCTGCTAAATCATAATCCTTAGCATCTACAGCCAATTTTACTTGTTCTAAACCAGCTCTATCTAAATTAAGCATTGCAAATGCTTTTACTCGAACACCATTTTCGGTTACTAGATCTTCGTCAATAGTGCCTTTATCTTCTTCCTTGTCACCCCCTGTTGGATCTTCCGTTGAAGGGTCTTTTTGCACATCTTCCAATTTCACATTGTCGCCCGAACAAAAAGCAAAGCCTATACACAGGAAAAATAGGACACTAAGTGTAAACGTTTTTCTAAACATTTCTTAAAATTAAAGGTTAATAAATAGATTCACTTACATTGAAAAAAGGATGGGTTTTCTCCTTCTTTTTAACATTGCAATATTAAGTATTCTACCCCTAGCACTGTTGCACGATAGTACAATAATTGATTTATTATGCACTAACTAATCTCAAAATTGTATATTGAAATTATAAATTTGTCCACAACCCCTATCAAAACAGCCTAGAGTGGGCTATTGAGCACATTGAGAACCCTTCCTTACAAAGTGATTTTTATACAAAAAAGAAGAAAAAGGAAGAGAGAGGGAAAACAACTCGTTCATCCAAAGGTATAGACAGCAAAAGATCTGCTCTTTTAAAACAAACTTTTTAGATTGCCAACTTGTTCTTCTCTTAAGGTGATAAGCAAATTATAAGCAATAAAGATTTGCTAATTAGAGAAATAGGACGTAAATTAATGATATCAAAACTAAACTCCTACTATCTATACCTACCCTTGACAATTCATCAAGATAAATTCTTGATCTAGGAGGTTTGAACACCCTCTTAAGACTATAAACCTAACTTGCACAACAAACGATGAAGAAGAATATTAATAATTTAAAGGATAAGAACTGTGGCTCAAATCACCTTACTCTATCCCATGAAATAGCTGAGAAAATACAGAGCCTTCTAAGCGTAAAGAAGATTTCTCTCACCGAATTTGCCAGCCAAATAGGCGAATCGGAAAGTCATATTCAAGAGTGGCTTAGCGGTACTTTTAACTTTACCCTAGAGATTATTGCCAAAATACAGCAAGTACTACAAGAACCGATTATTCAGCTGTACCAATCTCCTAAACATTTATTGGTGAAATATACACACGAATTAAGCGAACAAGCTACCCGTCACCACATTTCTGAAGTCAACGAATACCACATCGTGTTTGAACATCTTCTCAAAGATATTGAGAACAAGACTAATTTAGCGCACTAGTGCAAGTAAGAGATAGGTTTATAAGAAAATAAATAGTAGCTTTTTCAACTCCTCGTTCAATAAATAGCAGGAAAATACAAAAAGATAAACAACTGATATCAAGGATATAAAATTATCATGACACCGACATGATGATACGATGTCGGTGTCAAAGCATGATTATGTCGGTGTCATAATAAATCTATTTTTGTCGTTTTTTGCTAGAGCCAAACTAAAAAGTAACTCCAGCAAATAAGCTGAGGGTAGATCTACCCGTTTTCAAATCAAAGTAATCCTTAAGTTTTACTCCATGGACTTCAGCTCGGTAGTAAGAGTTTAAAATATTATAATTACTTACAGAATAACCCACATACATACGAGCATCATCTACTGATGGTATTTTGAAGAATAAGTACGCACTTATTTTAAAGGTCGGGTTAAAATGAGTGTACACTCCCTTGAGATATCTATCCGATTCATAAACACCCCCTGTAACAGATAGCTTTTCTTCATCTAAACGTACTAAGTTAAAAGGAATTGGAGAGAAAAGGAACGAAGCATCTGCCATCACCCCTATCTTAACTGTTAAAGGGGTAAAGACTTTGGCTCCAATGGATGTATTTAAGTTTACAAGAGGTGCATCTAGTGAGTAGGTTGTATATTCTCCAAATTTACGACTTTGCTCTATTCGAGCAAAATTTAGATTGGCTCCAGCATATACTGCCGAAAAACGATTGAGATTATAATTCAACTTAAAGCCCAAATACCACGGAACGCCATCCTCCAAGAGTGAGCTAAATAGACCTGCCTCAATATCATAAGAAATTGTTTTCTTCTCTTGGGCATATATACCGATCGGAAAGAGAAAAAAAGAGAGTAGTAAAAGAAGTGTGTGTTTCATTGCATTTATTCAAAAAATCAAGTTGCAAAGATAGACACTACACTCTTTATTAACACCATTTTAAGTCATCTAAAAAGAAGCAGACAGGAAGTTTTTTATCACATTAAAAGACATAACAGTTTTCTTTACCCGATGGGGCAAAGTCAGTTTAATTCACAAGAAACCCAATGAATTTAGCACTCTTCCTTATGTTGTTGTTTTATTCTCCAACCCCCTACAAGACCCACAAGAGCTAATAAGGCAGCTATACCTAGCTTGATTTCAAATGTAGAATAGGCAAAAAAGAGGAAAGCTATGGAGTAAGCAGCAGTACAAACTAATACTACTGAGAAGAGATGATCCCACCAAGTTCTGCCACAAAACTCATCTACATTTGATTTTTTTACGACCATATAGGCTATGCCGATAGCAGAAAGGTATGATCCTCTACGCAAAAAAGGTTCTTCAACATAAAAAGCAACTCCAATTAAAATGGCTGCAAGAAAGAGATGTGAGTAAATTAAAAAATCCTTATTCATAGTAGTTGCAATTTGATTCTTGAATTATTTAAGGTATTAACACTCATTAAAGATAATTATTTGCTTTAAAAGATGCTAGCAATCTGATAGATTATAAATTACTAAGCCTTAATATCTTGATTTTTAAGACAATTATACTCCTTTGTGTAAAGACATTTAATATTTATAGAGAATATAGAATACTTTTATTCGGCTCCTTTTATTTCTATTTTATACATATCTCCTCCTCTTTTAAAGAGATATTTAGTACTTTAGATTTATCATAAAAACAAGACACAAATTATGAGTATCAAAAAATCAGATGTTTCTTTTCTCACCCAAGTTCCCTCAATCATGAATCAGCTATCGGAAACCTTTCACCACTTACAAGTGGAGTTGGAGAGTTATTATGAAGATTTAGCCGATTATTGGGCTGATTTAATAGAAGAGAATCCTGATTTGGAAATTGATGCCGAGAGAGATGAAAATAGAGAGATTTTCTTTATTGATTCTGTAGAAAATGAATGTCCTTGGGAAGATTCTGAAATTGAATTAACCTACCGTATCGACTTGTTCAATGACGAGGAAAACCCACTGTGGATAGAGTATGGGTATTATTGTGATGAATCTCAGCATGTCATCTGCTTTGAATTATTCAACTATTCGGCAAATGTGATACGGGTGCTGAAAGACCAGATAGAAACACAGATTGCTGATAAATGGAAATATGGTGTAACGATCAACTCTAGTATCTACCTCGAATTTGATATTACCGAAGATTTCTCATCTGAGCAAATTAAAGCGTGTGCCGAAGATTTTAAAACTTATCTGCTTACTCCAGCTACAAAGGAATATCTAAAGCAAATGAAACACTAATTGATTTTTAATTGATTCTCCACTATTTTGTAGTACGTGGAGCAAGATTTCAACAAACTTTCATGCGAGCCTTGGGCTACAACTTCTCCCTTATCGAGTACAATGATGTGGTCTGCATCTTGCAGCAGATGAAGTTGATGCGTGATGGCCAATATAGTTTTATCTCTCCACTGAGAAAGCAAAGCAGATTTACGTGACAAGGAGATACTATCTGTCTGCGAAAAGTGATGAATATCCAGAAACATAAAACTAGGATCTTTATAAATCAATCGAGCTATCAATATGCGTTCACGCAGTTCGATACTCAAAGTAGAACGATCTTGCCCGATCAGCGTATTGTACTTGAAAGGTAGATTTTCTATATAACTATCCAACAAGGCATAACGAGCAGCCCTTTTGATCTTGCCCATATCAGGTGTAGAATCAGATAAAGAGATATTTCGAGCTATGGTGTCTGTAAAGATATAGCTATCGGGTAATATAGCCCCACATTGGCTACGCCACCACATCAAGTTCATATCTTGCAAATCACTATTCCCTATCTTTATTTTACCTTCGGTAGGCGAATAAAAACCTAGCAAGAGTTTTAATAAAGTTGATTTTCCACTACCATCTGCCCCTACAATTACAGTTATTTTTTGAGCAGGAATACGCAAACTTACTTTATTCAACACTTTGCGGTAAGAGAAATAATTAAAATTAAAGCTCAGATTCTCCAAGGTAATATCGGGAAAGGCAGTATCAAATTGGGTAAGCGTTCTTTCGGTGGTAGTTTCATCCTCTTCTTCGGATATATCTTTAATCCGACTTAGACTCAAATTTAAATCTTGCCAGAAGTAAAGCGATTTAATCAATTCATCCATAGGAAAATACAATTGCCCAATGATATACATAATAGCCAAAAGCATACCTATTGTCATCTGCGACTCATAAACCAAGAATACGGAAAGGGCAATAACGAGAATATTTCGGGAACCAATAATAAAAGTACTCCCGATGTGAATGGTCTGTTCCATCTTTAGCAACTTGCTTTTTACCTCAAAAAATCGATCTTGAGTATTAAGCCATGCCCTACGAATACTCTGTTCACAGCCCTGTAGCTTAACTTCTTGCACCCCATGTACAATCTCAAAGATCTGCCGTTGTTGATACTGATCAATTTCTCGTACACGACTCTCCAATATTTTTCTCTTACGAATAAATAGCATAATCCAAAGGATATATAAGAGGGTAGCAATGATAAACACAGAGAAAATAAAGGGACT is part of the Bacteroides coprosuis DSM 18011 genome and harbors:
- a CDS encoding hypothetical protein (KEGG: pca:Pcar_2241 tryptophan synthase subunit alpha~SPTR: Tryptophan synthase alpha chain;~IMG reference gene:2504107711); protein product: MNKDFLIYSHLFLAAILIGVAFYVEEPFLRRGSYLSAIGIAYMVVKKSNVDEFCGRTWWDHLFSVVLVCTAAYSIAFLFFAYSTFEIKLGIAALLALVGLVGGWRIKQQHKEEC
- a CDS encoding helix-turn-helix domain protein (InterPro IPR001387~KEGG: pmz:HMPREF0659_A5129 helix-turn-helix protein~PFAM: Helix-turn-helix type 3~SMART: Helix-turn-helix type 3~SPTR: Helix-turn-helix protein;~IMG reference gene:2504107709~PFAM: Helix-turn-helix) produces the protein MKKNINNLKDKNCGSNHLTLSHEIAEKIQSLLSVKKISLTEFASQIGESESHIQEWLSGTFNFTLEIIAKIQQVLQEPIIQLYQSPKHLLVKYTHELSEQATRHHISEVNEYHIVFEHLLKDIENKTNLAH
- a CDS encoding hypothetical protein (KEGG: hmg:100214941 similar to predicted protein~SPTR: Putative uncharacterized protein;~IMG reference gene:2504107712), with product MSIKKSDVSFLTQVPSIMNQLSETFHHLQVELESYYEDLADYWADLIEENPDLEIDAERDENREIFFIDSVENECPWEDSEIELTYRIDLFNDEENPLWIEYGYYCDESQHVICFELFNYSANVIRVLKDQIETQIADKWKYGVTINSSIYLEFDITEDFSSEQIKACAEDFKTYLLTPATKEYLKQMKH
- a CDS encoding hypothetical protein (KEGG: phu:Phum_PHUM061060 class A rhodopsin-like G-protein coupled receptor GPRrk, putative~SPTR: TonB dependent/ligand-gated channel;~IMG reference gene:2504107710), translated to MKHTLLLLLSFFLFPIGIYAQEKKTISYDIEAGLFSSLLEDGVPWYLGFKLNYNLNRFSAVYAGANLNFARIEQSRKFGEYTTYSLDAPLVNLNTSIGAKVFTPLTVKIGVMADASFLFSPIPFNLVRLDEEKLSVTGGVYESDRYLKGVYTHFNPTFKISAYLFFKIPSVDDARMYVGYSVSNYNILNSYYRAEVHGVKLKDYFDLKTGRSTLSLFAGVTF
- a CDS encoding Xenobiotic-transporting ATPase (COGs: COG2274 ABC-type bacteriocin/lantibiotic exporter contain an N-terminal double-glycine peptidase domain~InterPro IPR003593:IPR005074:IPR001140:IPR003439~KEGG: pdi:BDI_3664 ABC transporter ATP-binding protein~PFAM: Peptidase C39, bacteriocin processing; ABC transporter, transmembrane domain; ABC transporter-like~PRIAM: Xenobiotic-transporting ATPase~SMART: ATPase, AAA+ type, core~SPTR: ABC transporter, ATP-binding protein;~IMG reference gene:2504107713~PFAM: ABC transporter; ABC transporter transmembrane region; Peptidase C39 family), which translates into the protein MKHYRRFAFIRQEGATDCAPVCLAMIAQYYGRQFSIETLRKLCGTTAQGTTLLHLMKGAESIDLEAISGQMDWDKLITEAPLPCIVLWDQSHYVVVYRIQKDWRGRYKVYVADPQKGLLKYSKEGFCRHWGGSKEEVLTSGTALLLQPTALFNQVATESEQINDKWKFIQNTLKPYRKYVILLVLGLILAGGIQLLFPLLIKAYGDYALDRETPNLIQTLFWIQIILLVSGLVISYIRNKMVLHISSKMNLSFISDFLLKLMLLPINFYKNRYIGDVLHRIDDYRKVEEFLTTQVVQILFSLVTFFVFAGVLLVYSPFIFSVFIIATLLYILWIMLFIRKRKILESRVREIDQYQQRQIFEIVHGVQEVKLQGCEQSIRRAWLNTQDRFFEVKSKLLKMEQTIHIGSTFIIGSRNILVIALSVFLVYESQMTIGMLLAIMYIIGQLYFPMDELIKSLYFWQDLNLSLSRIKDISEEEDETTTERTLTQFDTAFPDITLENLSFNFNYFSYRKVLNKVSLRIPAQKITVIVGADGSGKSTLLKLLLGFYSPTEGKIKIGNSDLQDMNLMWWRSQCGAILPDSYIFTDTIARNISLSDSTPDMGKIKRAARYALLDSYIENLPFKYNTLIGQDRSTLSIELRERILIARLIYKDPSFMFLDIHHFSQTDSISLSRKSALLSQWRDKTILAITHQLHLLQDADHIIVLDKGEVVAQGSHESLLKSCSTYYKIVENQLKIN
- a CDS encoding Heparinase II/III family protein (InterPro IPR012480~KEGG: bth:BT_4657 heparinase III protein~PFAM: Heparinase II/III-like~SPTR: Heparinase III protein;~IMG reference gene:2504107708~PFAM: Heparinase II/III-like protein), whose protein sequence is MFRKTFTLSVLFFLCIGFAFCSGDNVKLEDVQKDPSTEDPTGGDKEEDKGTIDEDLVTENGVRVKAFAMLNLDRAGLEQVKLAVDAKDYDLAAERLLEYYRQAKAFVHPSFDINNVTVSDQDQLWADNGMQHIFQSVKGFDPLYYDRLNEDTGEKEIDWTYWPKKDNEIRWQLHRMYWWVPMGKVYYTTKNEEYAKEWVFQYQDWAKKNPMPTEEMVNVGARPNKDNYDFTWRPLEVSHRIEDQIIQFQLFLNAESFTAAFLTEFLINYANHANYILKNYTPEGNHLLFQAQRMMYAGICFPELKEADTWLNSGITKLNEQIEEQVYADGMHYEMDLGYHLAAIDIFYQALRVATLNDKASVFPQSYKDIIRKMITVTYNTNYPNDIAPLFSDGRQGSSAVMKRNYNGWLDLFPNDQELMYFASESRQEGAHPNYLSKAFKESGFYVFRNDWSKGVIQMVVKNTPKAGWHNQPDNGTFELWYQGQNLFPDSGAYSYGGDKAANQDRNWFRQTKVHNTLTLDGKNVNSQPKLVAWNAEGEGKTDYLVIENESYPNLKHRRTVYFVEKKFFVILDEAIGNAEGDVAIHYNFVEGETTSNEKNFYAATTFDNKNVALRCYAPEGTSMQKSVGKVSYEYNKYKERDAYAFSYKKQASESSVKFVTVIFPNKKAPAASRIVWLNQEDADAKEMHFKIFSAEYHIPYL